The Thermosynechococcus sp. CL-1 genomic interval ACGCTGGGAGAATAAGCTGCTGCTGCAAATTGACACCTACATTAACGATCAACTGCTGCCCCGCCTCCCCGTTACGCATACGTCCGCAGGGGTGGATCGCGACACTCTCCAAGAAGTGATTCAGGAAACGATTCGCACGGAGCTGCCCACGCAGGAACGGCTGCAACAACTCTTGGACAACTTAAATCAACTGGCCCGTGCCGTGGTCAGGGATCGGCAGCAATTTGTGGCCACACTGGAGGAGCGCCAGCGACAGTCCATTGAGCAGTTTGAGCGCCTCGTGACCCAGATTCAGCACAGCCAAGGGGAACTACTGGCGCACGTCAATCGGGAACAGACCGCCATTGCCCAAGAACTGCGGCAACAGAGTCAGTACATTGCTCAACTCTTGGCCGAGAGCGATCGCACTCTGCAACAGCGGTTACAACTGTTAGAAACCCTCAACCAAGCCCTGCAAGCCCTCGCCGATACGGGTAATCTGCAACTGCTCCTCGATAGCCTCAACCACACGCTGGGGAATCTGCAACCGGTGCTACGGCAACTGGCACAACCTCGACGGGTAACGCTAGTGGAGCAGCCGAGTTCCTTGGATGGGGGCGATCGCCCAATTTAGAGGTTAGACCGCGAGGAACCGCTGAATCACCTCTTGACTGAGATCACGGGTGGGGTCAGAGGCAACAATGCCCCCCTTTTGCATGGCATAGTACCAGTCTGCCTCACGGACAAAGTGGAGGTGCTGCTCCACTAGGAGGACAGAAATGCCTCGGACGGCAATAATGCGACGAACTGCCGCCTCAATCTCAAGGATAATCGAGGGTTGAATTCCCTCGGTGGGTTCATCCAATAGGAGAAGCTTGGGTTCGCCCATTAGGGCGCGGGCGATCGCCAACTGTTGCTGCTGCCCGCCGCTGAGATCTCCGCCCATGGGGTGGAACCTGAGCCATACACCAAAAATTTCCGTCGTCCGAGTCCAAATTGTTGAGCCGTGGGGGCTTGCTGTCTCGTATAAGCAATAATCCCCCATAGGCTAAGGGGACGTTATTGGCGCAAACTGTATCCTAGGCTACAAGGTTTCAGCGATCGCTCCCCACGGCTAATTACCTTTTGTAAAAAAGTGTATTGACTGCTACGCAACTTCAACCCGGTGGCCACTGCATGGCTCGCCCGCCCAACAGGTGCAGGTGCAGATGATAGACGGTTTGACCGCCATCGGGGCCATTGTTAATGACAATCCGATAGCCATTGGTTAAACCCTCTGCCTCAGCAATGCGTTTCGCCGTCAGCAGCAGGTGCCCCAGCACACGGTGATCTTCCGGTTCTGCCAAGCTGAGTTGGGGAATCGGCTTTTTGGGGATGACCAGAATATGCACGGGGGCTTGGGGGTTGATGTCACGAAAGGCCAGACACAGCTCATCCTCGTGAACAATATCCGCTGGAATCTCGCGGCGAATGATGCGGCTAAAAATGGTTTCCGTGGTCATGGTTTCACTCCTCACAGAGGTCTAATGGTTTAGGGATCAACCCAGCGGCCATCGGCTTTGATTAATTCCACAAGGGCAGCCACCCCTTCAGATTCCGGCACCTTTTTCACTTCCTCACGACCGCGATAAAGGGAGATGTAGCCGGGTTGTTTGCCCACATAGCCATAGTCGGCGTCGGCCATTTCTCCCGGTCCATTGACAATGCAGCCCATAACGGCAATGTTGAGACCCGTCAAGTGTTTGGTGGCTTCGCGGACTTTGTGCAGCACTTCCTCAAGGTTAAAGAGCGTGCGCCCACAGGAGGGACAGGCCACATACTCCACCATGGTTCGCCGCAGACCCAAGGCTTGTAAAATGCCGTAGCAGACAGGAATTTCTTTTTCGGGGGCTTCGGTGAGGGAGACACGAATCGTATCGCCAATACCTTCGGCAAGGAGGGTGGCAATGCCAGCAGTGGATTTGATGCGGCCATACTCGCCATCGCCGGCTTCAGTGACTCCCAAGTGGAGGGGGTAGTCCATGCCCAGTTCGTCCATGCGCTTGACCATAAGGCGGTTGGCGGCAATCATCACGGGTACCCGTGAGGCCTTGAGGGAAATTTCAAGATTGTAGAAATTCAAAGACTCGCAGATGCGGATAAATTCTAGAGCCGATTCCACCATGCCTTCTGGGGTGTCCCCATACGTAAAGAGCATCCGCTCAGCAAGAGAACCGTGATTGACGCCAATGCGCATGGATTTGCCCTGATCCCGCAGCGAGATCACCAGTGGCTCAAGGGTTTCGCGAATTTTGGCACCAATTTCCTCAAACTCGGCTTGGGTGTATTCAGTGCGATCGGGCTTGGGTTTCTCAAAGACGTATAGCCCCGGATTGATGCGTACATTGTCCACATACTTGGCGACTTCGAGGGCAATTTTCATGCCGTTGTGGTGGACATCGGCAACCAAGGGCACAGGTTTGTAGGTTTTGTAGAGGCGATCGCGAATCTCTTCCATGGCTTTAGCATGGGCAAGGCTAGGCACTGTCACCCGCACAATTTCACAGCCAATTTCATGGAGACGACGAATGGCGGCTACTGAGCCTTCAATATCTAGCGTGTCTTCATTGATCATCGATTGCACCGCCACAGGATGACCGCCCCCAATGATGACAGAGCCAACGGGCACAGGACGGGTTTTGCGACGGACAATGGCGGTTTCTGTCGGAGTAGCTTGAACAGGACTCGGCAGCGTTTGCATAGGATGTAAGTGGCCAAATTGCGCAACTTCTCCCTTTCAGGATGCCATAGAAGCGGCAAGCTGCGGCAGGCGATCGCCCCCCAAGAGATTTGCTATAATTCTTTTGGAACCTAAAAAATACTCAAATGTCCCCTTCATTGTTAGCGGCAGCCTTTAACAACCCTAGCGCTGTTTCTAGCACCCGAACTGCTGTCGCCGGAGGCAAGTGACGCAATTTGGCAAGAATCTCAGTCACCAGTTGTTCTTCTTCGCGGTTGGTGACATCCGTTTGGTTGAGGTAGGCGATAAAACTTTCTAAATCCTCAAAGCCAAAAACACGACACAACTTTAATAGATTTTCAGTATTTGGAAATGAGGCCATATTTTCCCATTTTTGCAAGCAGGTATAGGAGATTCCCAGCTCGGCGGCAAAGGCACGTTGACTGCGTATCCCCCGTTTTTGGCGTAGCAGCCTAGAGAGTTGTTTTCGAGAGAGTGGACTAACCATGCGGAACCTAAATAGACCCTTGGAAAGGGCACTGCGTCTTTCAATAACTTTACATGTCAACCTCATCAATGAATACCCCCACTACCTTGTCAAAAGTTGTCGCTTGACAACCTTATTGCCCGCAATTAACATTGAATTGTTGGGCACAGATTGATAACAGCACTATGCATCCTGAGGACATTAAGGCAGAATTGCGAAAACGGGGCTGGAATGGCGCCAAAATTGGCCAAAAGCTAGGGGTTTCCCGTCACTGTGTATCGGCAGTGATTCGTGGCCGCTCCCGCTCGGCAATGATTGAGAAGGAAATAGCAACGATTCTTGAAAAGCCTCTTTACGTTGTTTTCCCTGATTACTATAGTTGTCAATCCCCCTCGGATTAATTTTTCTCTCTAATTATCTATCTTTTAGTATAGCCTAACAATTAGAAAAATTTTACTTTGACAACTAACTTTTAATTTTTCGGTGTGTTCCTGAAATATTTCTTATTAGCACAACCATTCCTTTGATAGGCTTAAACGAAACAAATGAGGGGCACACTTGCTGAATATATTTGCCTTTTCCCTGAGCCGATCGCGATCGTGAATAGTAGCGGTGAAATTCTAGCAATCAACGATGGTGCCTCGCTCTTTTGGCAACAGGATGCAGAAGCCTTAATTGGTAAATCCCTCGCAGCGCTGCTGCAACAATCGCCGGAGCAGGTAGAGGCATGGTTAAAGCTCTGTCAAAGCAATGCCCAGATGTTGGCTGCCCATTTTCCAATTCCCAACCCTGAAGCGGATCAGTGGGTTATTGAAGGCATTGGCGTCAATCTGGATGATGAACCTGCGATTTTGACGCGGATTGTTCCTAGCTTTTGCCACAATCAGCAGTTACTCGCTGCCCAGTTGCAACAACTACAGGCCGAACTGGCTCAGCAAATCGTCCTTGTGAGGGAATTGCAACAACGCCAACAAACCCTAGAGCAAGAAAAACAGCATTTACAGATCCTTGCAGAACGGGATCCCTTAACGGGGTTAGGTAATCGTCGTTTTCTGGATGCAGCGTTGAATCGTCTTTGGCAGGAGGCACAAGTCCAAAGCCATGCCTTGACACTAGCGTTAATTGATGTTGATGATTTCAA includes:
- a CDS encoding histidine triad nucleotide-binding protein — translated: MTTETIFSRIIRREIPADIVHEDELCLAFRDINPQAPVHILVIPKKPIPQLSLAEPEDHRVLGHLLLTAKRIAEAEGLTNGYRIVINNGPDGGQTVYHLHLHLLGGRAMQWPPG
- the ispG gene encoding (E)-4-hydroxy-3-methylbut-2-enyl-diphosphate synthase — its product is MQTLPSPVQATPTETAIVRRKTRPVPVGSVIIGGGHPVAVQSMINEDTLDIEGSVAAIRRLHEIGCEIVRVTVPSLAHAKAMEEIRDRLYKTYKPVPLVADVHHNGMKIALEVAKYVDNVRINPGLYVFEKPKPDRTEYTQAEFEEIGAKIRETLEPLVISLRDQGKSMRIGVNHGSLAERMLFTYGDTPEGMVESALEFIRICESLNFYNLEISLKASRVPVMIAANRLMVKRMDELGMDYPLHLGVTEAGDGEYGRIKSTAGIATLLAEGIGDTIRVSLTEAPEKEIPVCYGILQALGLRRTMVEYVACPSCGRTLFNLEEVLHKVREATKHLTGLNIAVMGCIVNGPGEMADADYGYVGKQPGYISLYRGREEVKKVPESEGVAALVELIKADGRWVDP
- a CDS encoding helix-turn-helix domain-containing protein: MVSPLSRKQLSRLLRQKRGIRSQRAFAAELGISYTCLQKWENMASFPNTENLLKLCRVFGFEDLESFIAYLNQTDVTNREEEQLVTEILAKLRHLPPATAVRVLETALGLLKAAANNEGDI
- a CDS encoding helix-turn-helix domain-containing protein; the encoded protein is MHPEDIKAELRKRGWNGAKIGQKLGVSRHCVSAVIRGRSRSAMIEKEIATILEKPLYVVFPDYYSCQSPSD
- a CDS encoding GGDEF domain-containing protein; the protein is MRGTLAEYICLFPEPIAIVNSSGEILAINDGASLFWQQDAEALIGKSLAALLQQSPEQVEAWLKLCQSNAQMLAAHFPIPNPEADQWVIEGIGVNLDDEPAILTRIVPSFCHNQQLLAAQLQQLQAELAQQIVLVRELQQRQQTLEQEKQHLQILAERDPLTGLGNRRFLDAALNRLWQEAQVQSHALTLALIDVDDFKAYNDCWGHLAGDRALQQVAQTLKAHLRSNDIIARYGGEEFALVLSHVSAGTALHIVERVLHHVRELKIPQGERAHHPYITVSAGLCFVPAKASEGTLTEIFAIADAALYQAKQQGRDRCVLLEWSANVSSNPQCCDTGWRSPPPPLG